One window of the Streptomyces sp. ITFR-21 genome contains the following:
- a CDS encoding M16 family metallopeptidase: protein MTTRPTVATARPTTKGRAVRTHTLLPGTDGIGTVRRSVLPGGLRVVTETLPTVRSATFGIWAGVGSRDETPVLNGATHYLEHLLFKGTRRRSALDISAAIDAVGGEMNAFTAKEYTCYYARVLDTDLPLAIDVVSDMLTSSVIRQEDLDAERGVVLEEIAMTEDDPGDQVHDLFTTVLLGDSPLGRPVLGTVDTVNALSRDQVARFYRKHYDPTRLVVAAAGNLDHDAVVRQVHQAFEEAGVLRDTDAVPHPPRDGSRAIRAAGRMQVLDRRTEQAHVVLGVPGLSRTDERRWALGVLNTALGGGMSSRLFQEVREKRGLAYSVYSYTSSFADCGMFGVYAGCQPRRVPEVLKICRDELHQVAEHGLTDEELHRAVGQLSGSTVLGLEDTGALMNRLGKSELCWGDQLSVDDLLANIAAVTPDEVRAVARDILGQRPSLAVIGPVKDKQAGRLQDALA from the coding sequence GTGACGACCCGCCCCACCGTGGCGACGGCCCGCCCCACCACCAAGGGGCGGGCCGTCCGCACGCACACCTTGCTGCCGGGCACCGACGGCATCGGCACCGTCCGCCGCAGCGTCCTGCCCGGCGGCCTGCGGGTCGTCACCGAGACGCTGCCGACCGTCCGCTCGGCCACCTTCGGCATCTGGGCGGGCGTCGGCTCCCGCGACGAGACCCCGGTGCTCAACGGTGCCACCCATTATCTGGAACACCTGCTCTTCAAGGGCACCCGGCGGCGCAGCGCGCTCGACATCTCCGCCGCGATCGACGCGGTCGGCGGTGAGATGAACGCCTTCACCGCCAAGGAGTACACCTGCTACTACGCACGGGTGCTCGACACCGACCTGCCGCTGGCCATCGACGTGGTCAGCGACATGCTCACCTCCTCCGTCATCCGGCAGGAGGACCTCGACGCCGAGCGCGGTGTGGTCCTCGAAGAGATCGCCATGACCGAGGACGATCCCGGCGACCAGGTCCACGACCTGTTCACCACCGTCCTGCTCGGCGACTCCCCGCTCGGCCGCCCGGTGCTCGGCACCGTCGACACCGTCAACGCCCTCAGCCGCGACCAGGTGGCCCGCTTCTACCGCAAGCACTATGACCCCACCCGCCTGGTGGTGGCCGCCGCGGGCAACCTCGACCACGACGCCGTCGTACGCCAGGTCCACCAGGCGTTCGAGGAGGCCGGCGTGCTGCGCGACACCGACGCCGTGCCGCACCCGCCCCGCGACGGGTCCCGCGCCATCCGCGCGGCCGGCCGGATGCAGGTCCTGGACCGCCGTACCGAACAGGCCCACGTCGTGCTCGGCGTGCCCGGCCTGTCCCGTACCGACGAACGCCGCTGGGCGCTCGGCGTGCTCAACACCGCCCTCGGTGGCGGCATGAGCTCCCGGCTCTTCCAGGAGGTCCGCGAGAAGCGTGGCCTGGCCTACTCGGTGTACTCCTACACCTCGTCCTTCGCCGACTGCGGCATGTTCGGGGTGTACGCGGGCTGCCAGCCGCGCCGGGTGCCGGAGGTCCTCAAGATCTGCCGCGACGAACTGCACCAGGTCGCCGAGCACGGCCTCACCGACGAGGAGCTGCACCGCGCCGTCGGCCAGCTCTCCGGCTCCACGGTGCTGGGCCTGGAGGACACCGGGGCGCTGATGAACCGGCTCGGCAAGAGCGAGCTGTGCTGGGGCGACCAGCTGTCGGTGGACGACCTGCTGGCCAACATCGCCGCGGTGACCCCGGACGAGGTACGCGCGGTCGCCCGCGACATCCTGGGGCAGCGTCCCTCGCTGGCCGTCATCGGCCCGGTCAAGGACAAGCAGGCCGGCCGCCTGCAGGACGCCCTGGCGTAA
- the dapB gene encoding 4-hydroxy-tetrahydrodipicolinate reductase: MSKLRVAVIGAQGRIGSEAARAVDAADDLDLVAAIGRDDRLETLTEAGTQVAVDLTHPDAVMGNLEYVVGHGIHAVVGTTGWTPERLTALEGWLAAAPGTGALVAPNFSIGAVLTMRFAQQAARWFETVEVVELHHDHKADAPSGTATRTAQLIAAARTEAGRAPQQDPTTHGLPGARGADVDGVPVHSVRLRGLLAHQEVLFGGTGETLTIRHDSLHHSSFMPGILLAARTVPGVPGLTFGLEHFLGEGD, from the coding sequence ATGAGCAAGCTGCGTGTGGCCGTCATCGGCGCCCAGGGCAGGATCGGCTCCGAGGCGGCCCGCGCCGTCGACGCGGCCGACGACCTCGACCTGGTCGCCGCGATCGGCCGCGACGACCGGCTGGAGACGCTGACCGAGGCCGGCACCCAGGTCGCCGTGGACCTGACGCACCCCGACGCCGTCATGGGCAACCTGGAGTACGTCGTCGGCCACGGCATCCACGCCGTGGTCGGCACCACCGGCTGGACCCCGGAGCGGCTCACCGCCCTGGAGGGCTGGCTGGCCGCGGCGCCCGGCACCGGAGCGCTCGTCGCCCCGAACTTCTCCATCGGCGCCGTCCTGACCATGCGCTTCGCCCAGCAGGCCGCCCGCTGGTTCGAGACCGTCGAGGTCGTCGAGCTGCACCACGACCACAAGGCCGACGCGCCCAGCGGCACCGCCACCCGCACCGCCCAGCTGATCGCCGCCGCCCGTACCGAGGCCGGCCGCGCCCCCCAGCAGGACCCGACCACCCACGGCCTGCCCGGGGCGCGCGGCGCCGACGTGGACGGGGTGCCGGTGCACTCGGTACGGCTGCGCGGTCTGCTCGCCCACCAGGAGGTGCTCTTCGGCGGCACCGGCGAGACCCTCACCATCCGGCACGACTCGCTGCACCACAGCAGTTTCATGCCGGGCATCCTGCTCGCCGCCAGGACCGTTCCAGGCGTCCCCGGCCTCACCTTCGGCCTGGAGCACTTCCTGGGCGAAGGGGACTGA